The following are encoded together in the Thunnus thynnus chromosome 15, fThuThy2.1, whole genome shotgun sequence genome:
- the ago3b gene encoding protein argonaute-3 isoform X1, whose translation MEIGTTGAAEARALFSLPRRPGYGTIGKAIKLLANCFQVEIPKIDVYLYEVDIKPDKCPRRVNREVVDSMVQHFKVTIFGDHLPVYDGKKSLYTASPLPVATSGVDLDVTLPGEGGKDRPFKVSMRFVSLVSWHMLHEVLTGRTMPEPLDLEKPISTNPVHAVDVVLRHLPSMKYTPVGRSFFSSPEGYDHPLGGGREVWFGFHQSVRPAMWKMMLNIDVSATAFYKAQPVIQFMCEVLDIHNIDEQPRPLTDSHRVKFTKEIKGLKVEVTHCGTMRRKYRVCNVTRRPATLQTFPLQLENGQTVERTVAQYFREKYNLQLKYPHLPCLQVGQEQKHTYLPLEVCNIVAGQRCIKKLTDNQTSTMIKATARSAPDRQEEISRLVRSANYEADPFVQEFQFRVRDEMAQVMGRVLPAPMLQYGGRVSSEPFMNRTVATPSHGVWDMRGKQFHTGVEIKMWAIACFATQRQCREEILKSFTDQLRKISKDAGMPIQGQPCFCKYAQGADSVEPMFRHLKNTYAGLQLIIVILPGKTPVYAEVKRVGDTLLGMATQCVQVKNVVKTSPQTLSNLCLKINVKLGGINNILVPHQRPSVFQQPIIFLGADVTHPPAGDGKKPSIAAVVGSMDAHPSRYCATVRVQRPRQEVIQDLASMVRELLIQFYKSTRYKPTRIIFYRDGVSEGQFRQVLYYELLAIREACISLEKDYQPGITYIVVQKRHHTRLFCADRNERVGRSGNIPAGTTVDTDITHPYEFDFYLCSHAGIQGTSRPSHYHVLWDDNCFTADEFQLLTYQLCHTYVRCTRSVSIPAPAYYAHLVAFRARYHLVDKEHDSAEGSHVSGQSNGRDPTALAKAVQIHHDTLRTMYFA comes from the exons ATGGAAATCGGAACAACAG GAGCCGCTGAAGCCCGAGCCCTTTTTTCGTTGCCACGGCGACCTGGCTATGGCACCATTGGGAAGGCCATCAAGCTTCTGGCGAACTGCTTCCAGGTGGAAATCCCCAAGATCGACGTCTACTTGTATGAAGTGGACATCAAGCCTGATAAATGTCCTCGCCGGGTCAACAG GGAGGTGGTGGACTCCATGGTTCAGCATTTCAAGGTGACCATCTTTGGTGACCATCTGCCAGTTTACGATGGGAAGAAAAGCCTCTACACTGCGAGCCCACTTCCTGTCGCCACTAGCGGG GTTGATCTGGATGTCACATTGCCAGGTGAAGGTGGGAAGGACCGCCCGTTTAAAGTCAGCATGAGGTTCGTGTCGTTGGTCAGCTGGCACATGCTGCACGAAGTCTTGACGGGACGCACCATGCCTGAACCGCTGGACCTGGAGAAACCCATCAGCACTAACCCCGTTCACGCCGTGGACGTCGTCCTTCGACACCTGCCCTCCATGAA GTACACCCCCGTCGGACgatccttcttctcctccccaGAGGGCTACGACCACCCGCTaggtggaggaagagaggtttggtttggttttcatCAGTCGGTACGGCCGGCCATGTGGAAGATGATGCTCAACATCGATG TGTCAGCCACGGCTTTTTATAAAGCCCAGCCAGTCATCCAGTTCATGTGTGAGGTCCTGGATATTCACAACATTGACGAGCAGCCCCGCCCGCTCACAGACTCCCACAGGGTTAAGTTCACCAAAGAGATCAAAG GTCTTAAAGTGGAAGTGACACACTGCGGAACCATGCGTAGGAAGTACAGAGTCTGCAATGTAACACGCCGCCCCGCCACCCTCCAGAC ATTTCCTCTGCAGCTTGAGAATGGTCAGACAGTTGAGCGCACAGTGGCGCAGTACTTCCGAGAGAAGTATAATCTGCAGCTGAAGTATCCCCACCTGCCCTGTCTGCAGGTGGGCcaggaacagaaacacacctacCTGCCCCTGGAG GTATGCAACATCGTTGCCGGACAGCGCTGCATTAAAAAATTAACAGATAACCAGACGTCAACCATGATAAAAGCAACAGCGCGTTCTGCCCccgacagacaggaagagatcAGCAGGCTG GTGCGGAGCGCAAATTACGAGGCCGACCCGTTTGTCCAGGAGTTCCAGTTCCGTGTTCGTGACGAGATGGCTCAGGTGATGGGCCGCGTCCTGCCGGCCCCCATGCTGCAATATGGCGGCAGGGTGAGCTCTGAACCCTTTATG AACCGCACGGTGGCCACACCCAGCCACGGGGTGTGGGACATGAGGGGGAAGCAGTTCCACACCGGAGTGGAGATTAAGATGTGGGCCATCGCCTGCTTTGCCACCCAGAGACAGTGCCGTGAGGAGATTCTCAA GAGCTTCACTGACCAGCTGCGGAAAATCTCAAAGGATGCTGGGATGCCAATCCAAGGCCAGCCATGTTTCTGTAAATACGCCCAGGGAGCTGATAGTGTGGAGCCCATGTTCAGACACCTGAAGAACACCTACGCTGGGCTGCAGCTAATCATCGTCATCCTGCCTGGCAAAACGCCCGTCTATG CTGAGGTGAAGCGGGTGGGAGACACCCTCCTGGGCATGGCCACCCAGTGCGTGCAGGTGAAGAACGTAGTGAAGACGTCCCCACAGACCCTCTCCAACCTCTGCCTCAAGATCAACGTCAAGCTGGGAGGCATCAATAACATCCTGGTTCCACACCAACG GCCCTCTGTGTTCCAGCAGCCGATCATCTTCCTCGGGGCTGATGTCACTCATCCTCCAGCAGGAGACGGGAAAAAACCATCTATTGCAGCG GTGGTGGGCAGCATGGACGCCCATCCCAGCAGGTACTGTGCTACGGTGCGGGTCCAGAGGCCCAGACAGGAGGTCATCCAGGACTTGGCCTCCATGGTGCGAGAGCTCTTGATCCAGTTCTACAAATCGACCCGCTACAAGCCAACCAGGATCATTTTCTACAGGGACGGAGTGTCTGAGGGCCAGTTCAGACAG GTGCTGTACTATGAGCTGCTGGCCATCAGGGAGGCTTGCATCAGTCTAGAGAAGGATTACCAGCCAGGGATTACCTACATCGTCGTACAGAAACGCCATCACACACGCCTCTTCTGTGCAGATCGCAACGAACGG GTTGGAAGAAGTGGGAACATTCCTGCCGGCACCACAGTGGACACGGACATTACCCACCCCTACGAGTTTGACTTTTACCTCTGCAGTCACGCTGGAATCCAG GGTACGAGCCGGCCTTCCCACTACCACGTACTGTGGGACGACAACTGTTTCACCGCCGACGAGTTCCAGCTCCTCACCTACCAGCTGTGCCACACCTACGTACGCTGCACGCGTTCCGTCTCCATCCCAGCACCCGCCTACTACGCCCACCTGGTGGCCTTCCGCGCCCGCTACCACCTGGTCGACAAAGAGCACGACAG CGCTGAAGGCAGCCACGTCTCAGGGCAGAGTAACGGCAGGGACCCCACGGCGCTGGCCAAGGCCGTTCAGATCCACCACGACACACTGAGGACCATGTACTTCGCCTGA
- the ago3b gene encoding protein argonaute-3 isoform X2, translating to MEIGTTGAAEARALFSLPRRPGYGTIGKAIKLLANCFQVEIPKIDVYLYEVDIKPDKCPRRVNREVVDSMVQHFKVTIFGDHLPVYDGKKSLYTASPLPVATSGVDLDVTLPGEGGKDRPFKVSMRFVSLVSWHMLHEVLTGRTMPEPLDLEKPISTNPVHAVDVVLRHLPSMKYTPVGRSFFSSPEGYDHPLGGGREVWFGFHQSVRPAMWKMMLNIDVSATAFYKAQPVIQFMCEVLDIHNIDEQPRPLTDSHRVKFTKEIKGLKVEVTHCGTMRRKYRVCNVTRRPATLQTFPLQLENGQTVERTVAQYFREKYNLQLKYPHLPCLQVGQEQKHTYLPLEVCNIVAGQRCIKKLTDNQTSTMIKATARSAPDRQEEISRLVRSANYEADPFVQEFQFRVRDEMAQVMGRVLPAPMLQYGGRNRTVATPSHGVWDMRGKQFHTGVEIKMWAIACFATQRQCREEILKSFTDQLRKISKDAGMPIQGQPCFCKYAQGADSVEPMFRHLKNTYAGLQLIIVILPGKTPVYAEVKRVGDTLLGMATQCVQVKNVVKTSPQTLSNLCLKINVKLGGINNILVPHQRPSVFQQPIIFLGADVTHPPAGDGKKPSIAAVVGSMDAHPSRYCATVRVQRPRQEVIQDLASMVRELLIQFYKSTRYKPTRIIFYRDGVSEGQFRQVLYYELLAIREACISLEKDYQPGITYIVVQKRHHTRLFCADRNERVGRSGNIPAGTTVDTDITHPYEFDFYLCSHAGIQGTSRPSHYHVLWDDNCFTADEFQLLTYQLCHTYVRCTRSVSIPAPAYYAHLVAFRARYHLVDKEHDSAEGSHVSGQSNGRDPTALAKAVQIHHDTLRTMYFA from the exons ATGGAAATCGGAACAACAG GAGCCGCTGAAGCCCGAGCCCTTTTTTCGTTGCCACGGCGACCTGGCTATGGCACCATTGGGAAGGCCATCAAGCTTCTGGCGAACTGCTTCCAGGTGGAAATCCCCAAGATCGACGTCTACTTGTATGAAGTGGACATCAAGCCTGATAAATGTCCTCGCCGGGTCAACAG GGAGGTGGTGGACTCCATGGTTCAGCATTTCAAGGTGACCATCTTTGGTGACCATCTGCCAGTTTACGATGGGAAGAAAAGCCTCTACACTGCGAGCCCACTTCCTGTCGCCACTAGCGGG GTTGATCTGGATGTCACATTGCCAGGTGAAGGTGGGAAGGACCGCCCGTTTAAAGTCAGCATGAGGTTCGTGTCGTTGGTCAGCTGGCACATGCTGCACGAAGTCTTGACGGGACGCACCATGCCTGAACCGCTGGACCTGGAGAAACCCATCAGCACTAACCCCGTTCACGCCGTGGACGTCGTCCTTCGACACCTGCCCTCCATGAA GTACACCCCCGTCGGACgatccttcttctcctccccaGAGGGCTACGACCACCCGCTaggtggaggaagagaggtttggtttggttttcatCAGTCGGTACGGCCGGCCATGTGGAAGATGATGCTCAACATCGATG TGTCAGCCACGGCTTTTTATAAAGCCCAGCCAGTCATCCAGTTCATGTGTGAGGTCCTGGATATTCACAACATTGACGAGCAGCCCCGCCCGCTCACAGACTCCCACAGGGTTAAGTTCACCAAAGAGATCAAAG GTCTTAAAGTGGAAGTGACACACTGCGGAACCATGCGTAGGAAGTACAGAGTCTGCAATGTAACACGCCGCCCCGCCACCCTCCAGAC ATTTCCTCTGCAGCTTGAGAATGGTCAGACAGTTGAGCGCACAGTGGCGCAGTACTTCCGAGAGAAGTATAATCTGCAGCTGAAGTATCCCCACCTGCCCTGTCTGCAGGTGGGCcaggaacagaaacacacctacCTGCCCCTGGAG GTATGCAACATCGTTGCCGGACAGCGCTGCATTAAAAAATTAACAGATAACCAGACGTCAACCATGATAAAAGCAACAGCGCGTTCTGCCCccgacagacaggaagagatcAGCAGGCTG GTGCGGAGCGCAAATTACGAGGCCGACCCGTTTGTCCAGGAGTTCCAGTTCCGTGTTCGTGACGAGATGGCTCAGGTGATGGGCCGCGTCCTGCCGGCCCCCATGCTGCAATATGGCGGCAGG AACCGCACGGTGGCCACACCCAGCCACGGGGTGTGGGACATGAGGGGGAAGCAGTTCCACACCGGAGTGGAGATTAAGATGTGGGCCATCGCCTGCTTTGCCACCCAGAGACAGTGCCGTGAGGAGATTCTCAA GAGCTTCACTGACCAGCTGCGGAAAATCTCAAAGGATGCTGGGATGCCAATCCAAGGCCAGCCATGTTTCTGTAAATACGCCCAGGGAGCTGATAGTGTGGAGCCCATGTTCAGACACCTGAAGAACACCTACGCTGGGCTGCAGCTAATCATCGTCATCCTGCCTGGCAAAACGCCCGTCTATG CTGAGGTGAAGCGGGTGGGAGACACCCTCCTGGGCATGGCCACCCAGTGCGTGCAGGTGAAGAACGTAGTGAAGACGTCCCCACAGACCCTCTCCAACCTCTGCCTCAAGATCAACGTCAAGCTGGGAGGCATCAATAACATCCTGGTTCCACACCAACG GCCCTCTGTGTTCCAGCAGCCGATCATCTTCCTCGGGGCTGATGTCACTCATCCTCCAGCAGGAGACGGGAAAAAACCATCTATTGCAGCG GTGGTGGGCAGCATGGACGCCCATCCCAGCAGGTACTGTGCTACGGTGCGGGTCCAGAGGCCCAGACAGGAGGTCATCCAGGACTTGGCCTCCATGGTGCGAGAGCTCTTGATCCAGTTCTACAAATCGACCCGCTACAAGCCAACCAGGATCATTTTCTACAGGGACGGAGTGTCTGAGGGCCAGTTCAGACAG GTGCTGTACTATGAGCTGCTGGCCATCAGGGAGGCTTGCATCAGTCTAGAGAAGGATTACCAGCCAGGGATTACCTACATCGTCGTACAGAAACGCCATCACACACGCCTCTTCTGTGCAGATCGCAACGAACGG GTTGGAAGAAGTGGGAACATTCCTGCCGGCACCACAGTGGACACGGACATTACCCACCCCTACGAGTTTGACTTTTACCTCTGCAGTCACGCTGGAATCCAG GGTACGAGCCGGCCTTCCCACTACCACGTACTGTGGGACGACAACTGTTTCACCGCCGACGAGTTCCAGCTCCTCACCTACCAGCTGTGCCACACCTACGTACGCTGCACGCGTTCCGTCTCCATCCCAGCACCCGCCTACTACGCCCACCTGGTGGCCTTCCGCGCCCGCTACCACCTGGTCGACAAAGAGCACGACAG CGCTGAAGGCAGCCACGTCTCAGGGCAGAGTAACGGCAGGGACCCCACGGCGCTGGCCAAGGCCGTTCAGATCCACCACGACACACTGAGGACCATGTACTTCGCCTGA
- the LOC137198467 gene encoding free fatty acid receptor 3-like, translated as MLTCHLLLCVYIVTFLMGVPANILAFWTFCLKVRRKATPIDILLLNLTISDLIFLALLPFKMKEAFDNMVWLLPFPLCPFTGFLFYVTIYNSTLLLTAVSVERYLGVAYPLRYSVYRRPRYAAVASVIFWAVTSLNLSVVYIMPYAQWRNVAGSDNNSSALPPTTCYLNFTTEELNILLPFRLELFLVLFCIPFFICCFCYVNFILILSRLPNISRRRRLRAIGLALGTLIVFAVCFGPYNVSHLVGYVRSDSEQWRDVALLSSTFNACLDPFIFYFSSAAVRSMLSRCVRNIMAKLHILRCEGAPH; from the coding sequence ATGCTGACCTGtcacctgttgctgtgtgtCTACATCGTCACCTTCCTGATGGGGGTCCCTGCCAACATCCTGGCATTCTGGACCTTCTGCCTCAAGGTGCGACGCAAGGCCACCCCGATAGACATCCTGCTGCTCAACCTCACCATCTCCGACCTCATCTTCCTGGCTCTCCTGCCCTTCAAAATGAAAGAGGCTTTTGACAACATGGTGTGGCTGCTGCCTTTCCCCCTGTGCCCCTTCACTGGTTTTCTCTTCTACGTCACCATCTACAACAGCACCCTGCTCCTCACGGCTGTGAGCGTGGAGCGCTACCTGGGGGTCGCCTACCCTCTCAGGTACTCCGTGTACCGCAGGCCTCGCTACGCCGCGGTGGCCAGCGTCATCTTCTGGGCGGTGACCTCTCTGAACCTCAGCGTGGTTTACATCATGCCCTACGCTCAGTGGAGAAATGTTGCAGGCAGTGACAACAACAGCTCCGCGCTGCCTCCGACCACCTGCTACCTGAATTTCACCACCGAGGAGCTCAACATCCTGCTGCCGTTCCGCCTGGAGCTCTTCCTGGTCCTCTTCTGCATCCCCTTCTTCATCTGCTGCTTCTGCTACGTCAACTTCATCCTCATCCTGTCACGTCTCCCAAACATCAGCAGGCGCCGGAGGCTGCGAGCCATCGGCTTGGCCCTCGGTACCCTGATAGTATTCGCCGTCTGCTTCGGGCCCTATAATGTCTCCCACCTGGTGGGGTATGTGCGTAGTGACAGTGAGCAGTGGAGGGACGTGGCGTTGCTCTCCAGCACCTTCAACGCCTGCCTGGATCCCTTTATCTTCTACTTCTCCTCTGCGGCGGTCAGGAGCATGTTGAGTCGCTGCGTCAGGAACATCATGGCAAAGCTGCACATCCTGAGGTGTGAAGGGGCTCCTCACTGA
- the olah gene encoding S-acyl fatty acid synthase thioesterase, medium chain, whose translation MPQQATSRMEKVINCFKKSPDAVARLICFPWAGGGSIHYARWGNVLSSSIEVFAVKLPGRESRAKEPFFQNMQQIVDEVVGVLLPLLKEKPFALFGHSFGAFTSFAVADALKRLHNLQPVHIFLSGASAPYSETRINAPKRCGLTDDDFLKWMTSIGGTPPELLANPEVLKLFLPALKADLHIVENFKCNKPDSPFLSCPVTCLDGKEDIPHDLQAWKDITTGDFTIRMLNGSHFYLKDPGNEKIILDYVTKHLETSEMDYL comes from the exons ATGCCGCAACAAGCAACAAGCAG GATGGAAAAGGTGATCAACTGTTTCAAGAAAAGTCCAGATGCTGTAGCCAGACTGATCTGCTTCCCCTGGGCTGGTGGAGGGTCCATACACTACGCACGCTGGGGAAACGTCCTCAGCAGCTCCAtagaag taTTTGCTGTCAAACTTCCAGGCAGGGAGAGTCGAGCCAAAGAGCCGTTCTTCCAGAACATGCAGCAGATTGTGGATGAGGTTGTTGGTGTTTTGTTACCGCTGCTGAAAGAGAAGCCGTTTGCTCTGTTTGGCCACAG TTTTGGCGCCTTTACGAGCTTCGCTGTTGCAGATGCTCTGAAGAGACTCCACAACCTCCAACCGGTTCACATCTTCCTGTCTGGTGCTTCTGCTCCTTAT tcagagacacgAATCAACGCCCCGAAGAGATGCGGCTTAACAGATGATGATTTCCTCAAGTGGATGACTTCGATAGGAGGAACTCCTCCTGAGCTGCTGGCCAACCCTGAAGTACTGAAGCTCTTCCTTCCTGCCCTGAAGGCCGACCTGCACATTGTGGAGAACTTCAA GTGTAACAAGCCAGACAGTCCGTTTCTCTCCTGCCCGGTCACATGTCTGGATGGAAAGGAAGATATTCCTCATGACTTACAAG CTTGGAAAGACATCACAACAGGAGATTTCACCATCAGAATGCTGAATGGATCTCATTTTTACCTGAAGGATcctggaaatgaaaaaataatattagaCTACGTCACAAAGCACCTGGAAACATCCGAAATGGACTATTTATGA